Part of the Toxotes jaculatrix isolate fToxJac2 chromosome 1, fToxJac2.pri, whole genome shotgun sequence genome, tgtcattttattttgtaaatatcaCCCTGCCCTTGACACTTTCTCACTAATTAAACATCAACATGTAACAGTAAAATGACAACCTGTGGAACACCCTTTCCCAACCCTTCCAACTCCATAAATCCACTTCAGGCAGTATCTGCTTGACTGGGTTTTACAATACAAAAGAGGTCTTTCTTTCAAACCACTGTTGCACCCAGTTGTCAGGAAATGTGCTGTCAGCAGACCTGCTGACAACTGGGGCTACAACTGGGTTTGCTTTCTAGTCAACGAGAACACATGGCATACTGCTACACGTCTGTTAGCAGGTTCTGACGGTCACTTCTGATCAATTTCTAGAGAAAAGCAATGTACTAAACTGTACAGTGAAATAACGTATAATTAATCAATCTACTTTTACAGTTTGTGCCATCGGGACCCCAAGAATTTGGAATAACCAACCTGTTTAGTTTAAGCTCACAAATTCTGTATAAtctgaaaacatgttaaaaCCTTTTAGAAATAAATGTACTTATAAATCATGACTTCAAAATGGTTATTTACATCATCACGTTTCCCTTATGTCCATGTATACTTAGTTTCCTTATTATATTGTTACCATTACTGACCCCAGTCCATAAATGTTTATGCTGTCCCTCAGCGCTGTTACTGCACTAATGGCCCAACAAGATAATAGTGTCTCCAGCAGTATACACAGTGGTGTTTCCAAGGCCAACTCAAGCTGAATGGAAATTTGCCCGTCAGTTTCAGTGTTCAAAATTGAACACAATACTGCCCTCTGTgaccacaatggaaaacacagtgaattCAAGTGAACTCCCGCGCAACAAGCCTGTCAATGCGCTGCCACATGCCATGGCTTGAGATGAAACAAGCAGGCGTAATGCATTATGAtaattacaaacaaaacaagtccaATCCGTGCACTTAAAAACATCGCGACATTATAACTGACATATTGACTGAGGCTAAGGTTATACAGTAGCAAACACGCCAATTAAACTAACAAACGTAGCTTCACTAAATATAACACCTAGCGCTCACGTGTGTCAATGTTTGCAGGGTTTGTATGTGGCAACCTGTAACTCTCATAGCTTGTTACAACTCAGAACAACTTCCAAAGAAAGTCGTGAAACGTATGAAGCGAAATTTAGACGTTATGTGTAATTAATCGTCAGTTAGCTGGCTAATATTAGCGCGTTAGTTAGCACATGCAGAGAAAAGATTAGCTTCATTAGCTGCACTTGTTAGCGTCGAAACTAGCTTGacacaatgtaaacaaacaattGATCGCTCTCTGTATAATGTAATGCGCTGAGCTGTTAAACACGGGCCACAGTAACGACAGATTTAAAACCTGCATACATGTTATTTGGTGCAGAATAAGAGCTGGTGGCTGTCTTACACACTTTCCTCAGTTACATTAGCAGGCTACCCAGTTAGCTTGCAAGGTCACGCAGGATTACAGTTTATCCGAGCTCAACGTTAAAGTTGAGCTAGCTAACCTAGCTAAAGGCGTATGCGAACATTTTGAGGAATAGCAAATAACTTATTTCACGTTAGGTCTACTCTTCAATTGTCAGATTATGTAACAACAAATGAACTACGGTGTTGATTAACATATCATCATAAAGTTAATCGTCCGAGCATAACTAGTTAAAAGCTAAGTCAGGGTGGCTAGCTACACTAGCCTGAAGTACACTGCTACTTTCGCTAACATACAGCGATTTCTGGCGTTAAGTTCATATTAAGGTTGACAACCAAGAGTGGCACTTTACCGGTGGCAACATCACACTATAGGCTCTTTGTCATCAGTGACGAGTCTTGCCTTTACTTCAGTCTGTGAATTTTAGCTAGGTAAAGGTAATTAAATGGTCTAGCTTTAGCTACAACGCTGCGAACGTAACATAGCAGAACGAAATTAGCTTGTAGCTACTGGCAACATCACAGTATGGTCGATCTTCTTCAACTACGGTTCAAGCTGTGTCTGTAAATCCTTTTTTATGTTGCCAGCATATAAGAGTTTAGAGAGCTAGCCTTGTTAGCCCCCTGTCAACTGTACTGCGTTGGAAAACGTGATGCAATGTACCGCTAGCTGCTGCCACCGTTAACGGCACACTACCTGTCCGAGGATGTTGACGGCTTTATCAGAGCCAcgaatgttttgttttccttgacGAATCTCCCGATTCCTTCTTCCCTGTGTCATAATCCGCTCCTTTTCAAAGTACAACTCATGCGTGAAGCCCTGTGGACGCTTCAGCTGACTGACGAGCAACGAAAAGCTCCACACTTCAGGGGTCTACGGCATAGAGCGCCACTTCCACTGTCGGAAAGTGGTTCATGCGCGTCTTCTTCGCCGTCCTAGGTACTGGCAGAATACACTCAGTATTGGCATATTGCTGCCCCCCTCTGGTGGGGAGGTTAAGTAATGTACTCACATGAGTTACGGACTTGTTTTGTTCTTTAAGCTCTGAAGAGTACAGTCAGCTTATGGAATAAAATCTGCAGTGCATACCCTTCAAACTGCTCCTACCTCTTTACAAGTATGCAGGGAAAAACTAAACGAAAATCATTAAAGGAGCAAAGAAGTGCTATGGATCACATATTGTGGGGAAACGGCCTTTGTATCCCCTACATCTGCCAAACCaacaaaagacaagaaagagTGAAATCTTGTGCCTTTTCTGTAGCTTTCTCAGCTTAAAAATGTGTGATAAAAGAAGTTTGGCTTTGCAACTCCTTTCGTAGGAATATACAGTGAAAGTCAAGTATAACCACATAGAGGAAGTGGCTCTATTCTGCACAAGCAAACCCTGCAGCGAAGATTCTCTCCCAGTctttacatcacatcacatcacaccactgctcaacaaacaaaaaagttgtGTATTACAGCACCATTGTCATCTATTCCAGCTTTTCAAAGAGATCAGTCAAAGAAATCCTCTATGCACAGATGCActgtggaaaagaaacaaacctgGAAGCACGACAGGGCTTCAGCTTTTTATTAGGACATTTATTTAGCAGTGGTCATTTCCTCTGACATTATAATGTGTTCAtaatgtttgtgcatgtgccaCTTTCACACTGTGTGAGAAATATTATACTTAAATATGCATGAGGGAAAAGTTGTGCAACACCACCAGCACACTGCCAGGACCCAGTGTTGAATTATGACAACAATGGcacaaaaagacataaaataaacaaacaaaatgcatttcTAGGCCAGCCTGTGGAGCATGTAGTGCACATGTTGATGAAAGGAGTTTTGTTTGTTATCATTCATAAGCTTTGGGGAGTTACCAAAGGAATGAGACTGCAGATACATGCGgctgaaatgagtttcctccACAGGGTAGCTGGGCTCACCTTTAGAAATGGATGGTTAGGATCTCTGACATCGTGGGGGAGCTCGGAGTAGTGCCGCTGCTCTGCCGGTGGTTCGGGCTTCTGATTAAGATGCCTCCTGGGCACGTCCTACTGGCAGAACTGGAACATATTCTGTTCACAGCTTTATCCCACCAGTGATTCTTGCAGAAGCTGGGGGTATGAAAAGCCACAAGTTCTTGGAAATGAGAGATTTCTGATGGGATTTTAAGGTCAGAGGgctattttattctatttatatTTAGCTGTTTGCTCTTATAAATTGGCCTTGTCGCTTATATTGGAATATGCTGAACAGGAAACACCTGCAACCCACttatgcttttttaaattttatcttTGATGTTAGAACATCATCAGTACCTTACTACTCAAAATCAGTGACAACAATGAGATAAGGTGTGTATACAGAGTCTAATCCAGCCACAGTTTTTCTGACACGCTTTGAGATATATGCATTTCATCTAGTGTAGCTCTGAGAGGTAATAGTTCAAAAAGGGTGCCTGTTTTCTCACAAGGATTACTGTATGGTGACTCAGTGTAAGAAGAATGTCTTTCATGAAAAATAACCAGTTCCTTTTTAATAACACTAGGCCTTTTCAGAAATCAGGTGCAACCATGACCTCACAATTGTCATACAATTGCATCACACATCTCATGGGACAAATCCAATACACTGCTtaacaaagtacaaatacatacattttatagactgaTTTCCTCATCGGAAAAGGTACTGAGTGATTACTAAATATATGTACAGGTTGACAGCACTTCTTTCAATACATCAAAGGGGGACACAATGGTTCATTTTTGTCCTGAGACCCTCTAGTGGCTGTGCTGCTGGATTCATGGATCACCTGGGGTATTATGTTGTGATGATGACTTGTATTGAGAGATCTATTTTTTATTTGGCAGCTGTCCATCCTTCATTGTGTGTACTATTGGACCggctttattattattgattttcttttttaataaaacaagcacaaaagtatacacaaacaacagttaatgtaaaaaaaaaaagaaaaaaagagctctATGAGGAATTTGACAATGTATcagcaaacaggaaataaagctagGTGATTAGAACAGATAAATCATTATTACTGTTCACCTTTGGTTCACattttgaacacatttttacTTACAAGTACACCGTTACAAAACGCAAAGGAAAGCAGAGTCGGTGTGCTGTGATTTATCATGATTTGCAAGGCACATAGAAATGCATACCTATGAACaaaatatttgacaaaatacAATCCCCTTTTCAATACTCAGTCTTCTAAACCAATGGGGTCAGAGAACAATGTAATTGCAGTGTTCGGATGCTGCGATTTTTTCCTTATCTCCTGCTCAATCAGGAAGTCAaactcctgtctctctctgaaacaaagaaaaaaaacaaacaaacagtcattGATCATTTTCAGTATTTAGTGTAAAAGAAATGGTTACTTTAAAAGTTTTACCTAATTAAACTTACCTGTTACTTAAACGTCGTCCTTTTAGGtacttttcctctgctttttttaCTGAGACATTGTCCACCCCAGCTATGGCATAGATGATGGCCTGgacaaaaatacaataacatTACAACACCTACACTGCATAAACTGTGAACTTCTAACGAGGAAACACGCCACATGCTActataaaagacaaaaataacacaaaggaGTGCTGATGAAAGCTTAAGCTCACCTCAGGAAGAAGCACATCAAGGACAAAGGGGACCTGTTCCACCTGAGCCAGACAAGGAGCGATGGCAATGGCTGTCGCATAGAGCTTGCTTAGGTAGCAGTAGACCTGGTCCAACTGCTGGTCATCTTCCAGGTATGTGTTCACCACCCGTCTCCGGTTGGCGCTCAGAAAGGAGCGAAGCCATCTGGACTGCTGCTGCCCACGGATCACAGCCTGTAGGGAGAGTGAAACGGTAAGGGTGGATTTATTCATCCAGGGATGGGTGCTCATCTTGCATGGTCTTCTTTAGTCTGACATACTTGTGTAAGCCTATTAAAATACTAACCACATTTAGTTTTGTGATGTCTGATTGTATCATAACTTTAAAACCTCAAAGTGGATGTCACGAGTGCAAGACAAGTGTCATTGAGAGCAGAGACTCCAATgtcaaatataaaacaaattaagatATGTAGTAAACTAAAACAAATGTATTGCATGTCTGCTCTGTACATCTGGGTGCACCCATGTGCCTTTGCAAAACTGGTTGAGCTCTTGCAAGTAACATATTGGTTGGGAGTCAACAGCAAGTTGTAATTTGACAAAAACTCCTGACTGGATTCAGGTAAACATGCAGGACACTCATTGTGGCCTCCATCACCAGTTCcctattcattcatttatagtTTTTAAGGATGGCCTGCTCTGGGTAGAGTCACAGCTGTgccattttttccttttttgaaatatttgagCTTAATGCAGTCTGTGTAATTTTTAAGTAGCTTTAGAATTTATCAACAATATTTTTTCTACTCTGTCATTTTCTATAACTTTGTTATTGTGGGTTTGGGATGTTTTGGGATCTTTGTTTTCATGATGTAGTTTTTAACAAGGTCATGAACAGACCACCCTCCAGAAACAGTTGTTTTATAGCAGTTTCAcccaaaaatgacaaatcatACCTTGATTTTCATGCAAGTGGTCTCTGCTTATGCTTTTATCATGTGATAGATCTGTACATTTAAATGCTTTCTATTTGTAGTCAATTAAGATCCacataaaagttttattttctgcttatCAGTGTCAGAAACGTCAAATAATGTTCCCTGTGATTTAATGTTGTAAAACTAAGAATGAAAAAGCCCAAACAAATCACTAACTGGCCTTGCTGTAAAAGTCACTAGCTAAAAAGCTGAAAAGTGATATATTCCTGTCCAGTCCTAGgtacacacattaaaatgtgtttcttgTTACAGTGGGACAGGTAAGAGACTGATTCCAATGACTCATTCAAATCATTAGCGACAGTTCAACATGTAGAGCTGGTTCATCTTGTCAGATAACATAGAagtgactgttttttcacacaACATAAACTAGAATGGCCGAGCCACTGCTAGGCACACCGACCTGTTTCTAAGTGGCAGCATTACCGACATGAACCTGGAGTAAACTGTATTCAGAAAGTGTTTACTTAATCCAACAACTATATTAGCAATACCCCAATACAAGAGACTTTATTAATCATACCAGAAGGTGTCCCTCCACCATGCGCTGCTTGACGATGAAATGCACAAGCTTTTCATTAGCACGGTTGTGGGCGGCATGAGTCCGGTCTGGCAGCAGCCTCTTTGAACCCCTGCTGACCTCCACCTGCTGTTCACTAAAACTGTCCTCTTTATGATCGTCACAGGGCTCCTCCATCATTGTATCACTGGTGATGGTTAGTCTCTCTGAGGCTGCCTGCGGGTACTTCCTCCTCACTGGATAGCCTGGAAAAGTCAAAAACCAACAGTAAAGAGAATTGTCAGGACCAAGGGGGCAGTAGGTGTACTCAAGAAACCTAATATTCTGTGGTGCCATGTCAGTAAATGTCTTTCAGTGAAACTTACTCATGCCGTGAGCAAAGTACTCAATGAAGGAGCCAGAAAATGAGCCACAAGCTATAAAGACAAAACATGGTTAATACGGCTAATAATTCTGTGGTATCAAAACAAGACCGTTTATATAAATGCATACAAATATAAGTGATCTATATGTTTCTATCTGCATGAGAATGGGCAATACTTACCAATCCGTATTCTGTAGTCTGTTATGAGGTCCAAGGACCACTCAATTGCAGCATCATACTTTTCTTTGGCTTTACACTATGACAAAACCAATAGGAGAGACAGATAGTCGGCCACTGTGTCAggaaaattttattttcagaaaattCAGAGTATAATGTGTGAGGAATTCTTACCACCAGTTCATTAGCTTCTTCACAGTCAAAAGGCTTCAGGGCtttcagagccacagaaaacCTTCAAGAACACAATAAACACATTCAACAAAATGTAACTTCCTGATGAAGTGTGCCAGTAATGTTATGTTTTAATTTGCACAGTCAGGTTTAATGACATCATGTCAGATTATAAAGGGATTTTTACAACATCTAGTGCACAGGGAGTCTTCATgacttttcatcattttaactCATTCTGAGACACCACAAGATCAAAAAGTGTGATGTGCAGAGACACTCGGTGGCCCGGGGATCCTCAAAAGCTCAAAAGCTATAGTGTAATCATATACACTTTAAAAGTCCAGAGACACTAATCCACAAAGCAGTGCGAGAACATACAGTTTACTTCCTACCCTTTCTTTGTATGAATCATCGGGTCATCAATGAAAATGATGCTGGCTTTTTTCTGCCTACGGTTCACACTTTTtacctgcagagaaaaacagtatGGATTTTAAACCTTTTAAACCATTAAGGCTTGAAATTCACCAGTTCAAGCTTCTCCAATGTGAGGATTTTGCTGATTCTTTTATAAAAGCATGTGCTTGTGAAAAATCAATGATCCACACAGGTATTTGCGCTTACCAATGCAGGCCAGAATGGATAATTTCTAAATTTGTACCACACAAACGCTCCCTCTGTAATGGCCGGTGGCTCTGAAACACAGGAGTACAAACAACCCAGTTAAgatttacagtatatacacataATGTAGCATATTCACTCCTTGTAGAAGTTATCTGCATTCAGCCACTGCAGTCTCTCTCACTTTTGTCCATCTGCATCGAGAAACTTGgtagctcctcctcttcctcctcctcactttccTCATCTTCCTGGAAAGACAAAGATGGCAGCTGTTCCTCATGGTGACTCAGCTCGATTGATAAATCTGAAGACAGCAAAGACTCGTCTTTTTTTGAGGGGTGGAGGGAAAGTAGTAATACAGAATTAGAGTGGATCATTTTACCCACCTGAATTATTTCAGAATGTGAGGTTATGTGTGAGTAGTAGTTACTGGCTTAGAGAAAATAACTCCCCACAGAGCACAATATATTTAAGGCAGATTTTGTGTCACCATTTTATTATACTTTAAAGTGTGAAGGTGATGACATCCTAAAATACACAATTTCTTCAAAGTATTATGTTGACTCTACATGAGACAAACACTAAGAAGACACTACCTTGCTCTGCATCAGGTTTCTTCAGTTCAAATCTTGGTCGAGAGCGTTCAGATGACTGAGAAGAGGTATCCGTCCGTAAATTTCCAATTTGCTGTCTCCTGCCACGCCTGCGCTTTGTTTGTGGACCATTGGTTTTACTGCAGGTCTGCGTTTGCTCCTTCACCACCCTTTTTCTGAGTTGTCTTGGCGGGGAAGCATGACAATTCTTGCATTTGCGCTGATATTTTGATTTGCAGGATGGTGAATCTACCTCTGATGTCTACAACAGAACAGATGTTAAAGGAGTTAAATAATATCACTGAAATTCACTGTGGGATTAAAAATTTGTGGGATCAAAATGCAGAAACAATATTTATCAGTAAAGATATGATCAAATACCTTTAACTGAGTGATGACTTCAGTGTATTCTAGCTCTGCTTGTTTTGCTCCAAAAGGGGGCTCTGAGATACTGGAGTGGTTGTCAGTGGAGGAGCTGCGTACTGGTGTGGAGTGCCGGACTTCTtctgtttgtcttgtttgcCTCCTGCCCCTCTTTGGAGTACTTGGTAAGGAACATGGTGAGGACTGGCTGACAGTGGCAAAATCCCTGCCATTTGATTCCTCTGTGACTTGAGATGAAGCAGCGTCAGAGGTGACTGTCTTTGCTACAGTCTTCTTAGGTGCTCGTTTTCTTCTTTTCCGAGGTCCACCTGAAAGATCATGCACAGTCACATTTCTACTGTCATTTGCAGTTTCTTCCTATGAGTATGTGTGGTCGTCTTTAGCAGACTACCAAAAGCGTTTCGGTTGCTTACGAAAATCCAGAGTGTGAATAACTAGATTACATGTCGGGTTACCTTTCATTGTTGGTGTAGTCCTCTTGCTGAAAAGATTTCCCTTGAGTTCATTGGATCAGAAGTCCACTGAAATATGTGCCATTTATCAGGGCAGATTTGCTTCACCTGGAGAGGTGACTCTCAAGCGCTGGCGCCAGGGCTGGCCAGCTGGTAAGAGGTTTGACAACTGTGTGgtggaaaagagaaagggaacgACAAGAAGATATCGTTCAACATTTAATGTCCTACCTTAGCAGGCCGTACTTTCGCTTTAGCGATGGACCATGTCGACACTGAGATAAATGTCTTCAAAGCGCAGTCATAATTTGCATCTGCTTACGCCAGGTAGATTGAACGTACGGGAAAACCTGTCGCCACGGAAACCAAgcctcatgcacacacatacaaagaacaGCTCACTAACTCAATAAGGCTGCTTTGACGTTAGAAAGTCGTTTGCTAGTGGCGAAGATAACATCACGTTGACAACTTTGCTTCCCCTGCTGCAGGAAATTTAATAATTAAGCTCAGTTTTTCAACAGAAGACCTAACGTTAAAGTATTTagcaataaacaaaacaaaaaacaacgtCACATATGTGAAAACATTAACGTAAACCACTACAACAGCAAGGTTTTTATTACCCACTGTAACACATCACAACATGAGCTGCGAGCTAACACGGTAGCTTGACAGAAGCAGGACAACTTGACGCTAACAGGCTGCTAGCAAACAAGCTGCAACATGACACCGTGCAATTGA contains:
- the si:dkey-127k13.1 gene encoding PWWP domain-containing DNA repair factor 3A: MKGGPRKRRKRAPKKTVAKTVTSDAASSQVTEESNGRDFATVSQSSPCSLPSTPKRGRRQTRQTEEVRHSTPVRSSSTDNHSSISEPPFGAKQAELEYTEVITQLKTSEVDSPSCKSKYQRKCKNCHASPPRQLRKRVVKEQTQTCSKTNGPQTKRRRGRRQQIGNLRTDTSSQSSERSRPRFELKKPDAEQDESLLSSDLSIELSHHEEQLPSLSFQEDEESEEEEEEELPSFSMQMDKKPPAITEGAFVWYKFRNYPFWPALVKSVNRRQKKASIIFIDDPMIHTKKGFSVALKALKPFDCEEANELVCKAKEKYDAAIEWSLDLITDYRIRIACGSFSGSFIEYFAHGMSYPVRRKYPQAASERLTITSDTMMEEPCDDHKEDSFSEQQVEVSRGSKRLLPDRTHAAHNRANEKLVHFIVKQRMVEGHLLAVIRGQQQSRWLRSFLSANRRRVVNTYLEDDQQLDQVYCYLSKLYATAIAIAPCLAQVEQVPFVLDVLLPEAIIYAIAGVDNVSVKKAEEKYLKGRRLSNRERQEFDFLIEQEIRKKSQHPNTAITLFSDPIGLED